The Streptomyces sp. BHT-5-2 genomic interval GCCTCGTAGATCGAGACCGGGAAGACGATCTTGGCGACCTCCGGGGGGACCGCGGCCAGGTCCACCTCGATCTGCTCCCGGTCCTCGCCGGTGGGGCGGCTGCCGGAGTGCCGCACCGAACCGTCCGGGCTGGTGAGGTTGTTGAAGAAGACGAAGTGCTGGTCGGAGAGGACCGCGCCGGACGCGCCGCACAGCAGGGCGCTGGCGTCCAGGTCGTGGCCGGTCCCCGCGACGGCCGCCACCTGCCAGCCCAGCCCCACCCTGACGGCGGTCAGACCCGGGGCCTGTTTGCTGAGCGACACATTGCCGCCCTTGGTCAGGGCCACGCCCATGAGTTCCTCCATCACGTTCCCGGCATCAGGCGTCCGTGGGCTACAACGCCGAGGAAACCGGCAAGGTTCCCTGTCTTGCGCAATGCTTGAAGTATGCGGCTGAGGCGGCGTCAAGAGGGCATCGGCACCGCGTCCTGACGCCTTCCTGTCGCCGTTCTGTCACCGTTCGGTGGTTTCGTCACCGGGCGACGGCCCGCCCGGCTTGGTCCCAGTTGTCGTGCAGCCGCTCCAGGTAGGAGCCGGCCTGGGCGCCCGGCGCGACGCCGCGGGCGAAGGCGAGCATGTTGCCGGCGCCGGCGTTGTAGCCCAGGGCCAGCAGGTCGTCCCGGGTGAGCCCGGCGGGGCGGTGCGCGGGCAGCCGGCGGTCCAGGTCGTGCAGGTACCACGCGGCCGCCTGCACGGCGAGGTTGCGGTCGTCGGGCAACTCCTCCCACGACCGGCCGGCGAAGTCCCGGCCGCGCTTGACCTCGTCGAAGGCGGCCCGGTGCATGTTGGCGATCCCGAACGCCGCGTCGGGCTTGTAGCGCTGCCAGGCCCGCTCCAGCGCCGGATCGTGCGGCTTGTACGCCTCGTTGTAGAGGATCGCCATCAGCAAGTGGGGGTG includes:
- a CDS encoding lytic transglycosylase domain-containing protein; amino-acid sequence: MAGSRVRWRWLVLPGAALALWALTHTDRHSDPAAAPGPSTTPSATASARPGTEPSASPGGGAPAPRVDGSYDPADCAAAVRKYAAAAGIHPHLLMAILYNEAYKPHDPALERAWQRYKPDAAFGIANMHRAAFDEVKRGRDFAGRSWEELPDDRNLAVQAAAWYLHDLDRRLPAHRPAGLTRDDLLALGYNAGAGNMLAFARGVAPGAQAGSYLERLHDNWDQAGRAVAR